The Syntrophus gentianae DNA segment GGGCTACGAATTTGCGGAAGCCGAGCCTTTGCGCTTTCATGGGATCGGCCCGTTTTACCCGGAAACGGGAGGGGCAAAGACCGCCGGGAAGTCCCCGGCGGCGCCCTCCTATACGCAGGTCTTCGGCCAGACCCTCGTTCAACTGGCCAGAGAGAATCCCCGAATCGTGGCCATTACCGCCGCCATGTGCGAAGGAACAGGACTGAACGCCTTTGCCGGAGAATTTCCGGACCGCTTTTTCGACGTGGGCATCGCGGAACAGCACGGCGTAACCTTTGCCGCCGGGCTGGCAGTCGAAGGGATGATTCCCGTTGTGGCCATCTATTCAAGTTTTCTGCAGCGAGCCTATGACCAGATCCTCCACGATGTCTGCCTGCAGAATCTCCCCGTGGTGTTTGCCCTTGACCGGTCCGGTTTCGTCGGGGAAGACGGCCCGACCCACCATGGGCTCTTTGATCTCGCTTTTCTCCGGTCCATCCCGAATCTGATCGTCATGGCCCCGAAGGACGAAAATGAGTTGCAGTCGATGCTTTTTTCCGCAGTCTCCTGCGGTCAACCCGTCGCCATCCGGTATCCGCGGGGAAGCGGCGTCGGCGTTCCTCCGGATGATGAGCCAAGGGCCCTGGAAATCGGCAAGGGAGAAGTGCTTTCCGAGGGAACGGATATCGCGATTCTGGCCATCGGCTCAACGGTCTATCCTGCCCTCAGGGCCGCCGAACGACTCAGGGAGGAGGGAATCTCCGCTGCGGTGATCAATGCCCGATTCGTCAAACCCCTGGATGGTTCCCTTCTTTGCAACCTTGCCCGTTCCTTTAAAAACATTCTGACGGTTGAGGAAAATGTTTTAATGGGAGGGTTCGGCAGCGCCGTCCTGGAATTTTTTGAAGAAAACAATCTCCGGGATATCCGGGTCAAAAGACTCGGGATCCGTGACGAGTTCGCCCAGCATGCCACGCAGGCCGAATTGCGCAACCTCTATGGAATTGATGAAAGAGGTATTGTTTCAACCGTTTCGGCCATGATGGCGAGAAAAGACATCGAGACGCCTTGAGGTCATTCCTTGAAAATTCTTGTCCACAATGACCCGGGACCTGCCGACATGAGCGCGAAAACAGAGAAAATACCGAAAATCCGCCTGGATCAGCTCCTGGTGACGTCTGGTCTTACAACAAGCCGGGAACGGGCCCGGGCCTTGATTCTTGCCGGTGAGGTTCTTGTGGATGAAAAATCCGCGGATAAGGCTGGCATGCTCGTCTCTCCCCTGGCGATCATCCGGATCAAGGGAAAGGATTCTCCCTTTGTAAGCCGCGGGGGACAGAAGCTTGAGGGAGCCTTGGAAGCCTTTGAAATCGATGTCCGGGATCTGGTCGTGCTGGATGTCGGGGCATCCACAGGGGGATTTACCGACTGCCTCCTGCAGAAGGGCGCCCGTCATGTCTATGCCCTTGATGTGGGATATGGTCAACTCGCCTGGAAACTGCGAATCGATCCTCGGGTTACCTCTATTGAAAGGACGAATATCCGGTTTTACGACGGCACGGGGATGGATGCCCCTTTGGATCTGCTGACCATCGATGCCTCCTTTATCTCGCTGAAGCTGGTCATTCCTGCCGCGGTGAAATTTTTAAAAAAGGGCGGGTTGCTCCTTGCCTTGATCAAACCTCAGT contains these protein-coding regions:
- a CDS encoding TlyA family RNA methyltransferase codes for the protein MSAKTEKIPKIRLDQLLVTSGLTTSRERARALILAGEVLVDEKSADKAGMLVSPLAIIRIKGKDSPFVSRGGQKLEGALEAFEIDVRDLVVLDVGASTGGFTDCLLQKGARHVYALDVGYGQLAWKLRIDPRVTSIERTNIRFYDGTGMDAPLDLLTIDASFISLKLVIPAAVKFLKKGGLLLALIKPQFEVGKGQVGKGGVVRQPELHQTVLEDMALFLRNSGLEVIGTEASPLLGPKGNREFFIYARLPVEFS
- the dxs gene encoding 1-deoxy-D-xylulose-5-phosphate synthase — protein: MNPAKRSFGSVLNRILYPEGIRTLNNEELTALAEDLRATIIETVSRTGGHLASSLGAVELTLAVHKVFNTPQDKIIWDVGHQAYAHKLITGRADRFFTLRQKGGISGFPKREESPYDVFNVGHSSTSISAASGILEARDLKKEDFKVVAIIGDGSMTAGLSFEGLNWSGDRKKDLIIILNDNEMSISPNVGALSSYLNSVMTGQTVKKIRKDIKNFLKTIPSIGEQVLEFSKRAEESLKALIVPGALFEDLGFTYVGPLDGHRLDHLIRNLENVRNMEGPVLVHVITRKGKGYEFAEAEPLRFHGIGPFYPETGGAKTAGKSPAAPSYTQVFGQTLVQLARENPRIVAITAAMCEGTGLNAFAGEFPDRFFDVGIAEQHGVTFAAGLAVEGMIPVVAIYSSFLQRAYDQILHDVCLQNLPVVFALDRSGFVGEDGPTHHGLFDLAFLRSIPNLIVMAPKDENELQSMLFSAVSCGQPVAIRYPRGSGVGVPPDDEPRALEIGKGEVLSEGTDIAILAIGSTVYPALRAAERLREEGISAAVINARFVKPLDGSLLCNLARSFKNILTVEENVLMGGFGSAVLEFFEENNLRDIRVKRLGIRDEFAQHATQAELRNLYGIDERGIVSTVSAMMARKDIETP